CGTCGACATGGACGTCGCGGCGCAACTCATGGCGATCGACGAGCCCGACGAACGCACGCGCATGCTGCGCGCGTTGTTGCACGTCATGGGTTTTCACTCGTTGGCCTATGTCAGAGTGGACGGGCGCGGGCGCGTCGACACGCCGGCCTGGTCGCTCGACGAGCGTGCGCCGCACCACTTTGGCAACCGCTACTTCGAGAGCGGGTATCGGGCGCACGATCCGCGTCTTGCCGCCGTGCGCGAGTCGAACGTGCCGCTCGTTTGGGACATCGATTGGCTGTTGCGCGCATGGCGTCGTAGAGGCGCGCCCGAAGCGATGCGAGGCTTGTTTCCGGCGCTCGAGCGCGAAGGGATCGAAAGCGGCGTCATGTTCGGCATTCCCACCGTGCAAGGCGGCGTGCGCGCCGTCGTCAGCCTTGCCGCCAGTCGGGCGAGCGCAGACTGGATCGTCGAAAACGTCGTGGCGCAAGCGCTCACGTTCGGGTTGTCGCTGCATCGTTTCGCCTCTGATCCGGCACGTTCGGATAGGGGCGATGGTTGCCCGTGCGATGCCGCAGCGCGGCAGCAAGAGCCGCTATCGGAGATGCAGGTTCGCATCCTGACGTGCGTCATCGGCGGCCTGTCCGATAAGCAGATTGCGGCGCGACTGCAAACGACGCCGCACAACGTCGACTATCACTTGCGGTTGCTGCGGCGCCGCTACGGAGCGGCCAATCGCACGCACCTCGCGTTCCTCGTCTGCTCGCTCGTGCTCGACTGACGAACGGGCGGGTTACCGCAAGATTTTGACGGTGCCGCCGTGCGGCAGGCCGTCGCTGGCGCAATCGGACAGAACGACGATGCCCGGTGCGCAGCGCGACGGATGCGTGCTGCGCACGCGGGCGGCGACCGCGTGCGCGCGGGGCGGCTGCGATGATGACGGGGCCGCCGCGCTGGGTGCCGCCCCGCCGGGCGCGAGCGGAATCGGTGCGACCTCGTGATGCCCGTCGTCGAGCGCGTGCGAGACGACGCGTTCGACGTAGCCGGCGGTGAATCCCGTCGAGAAATTGCCGCTGTAGTAGCAAGAGAGCGCTTTGCGCAGCGCATATTGCTCGTCGGCTTCGATCCGTACCGCGCGCGCGAAGCACTCGGTGAGGATCGAGCCGGCTACGCGCAGGTTCGCGCATGGGTCGAAGATCGACGTCGTCGTTTCGCCGAAGCGCGTGAGATTGTAGCGATTGACTTGCCCGAGCCCGAGGCTGAAGTTGTAGCCGAGCCGCGTGAGATTATCGACAGTTGCGAGCGCCTCCTCGAGCGAGACCGGCTGCCGAACCAAATGCGCGCCCACCACGCCGATCGCATAGGGGTTGTAGCCCGATTCCACGCTGACGAGCGCGGCGAGCGTGTGGGCATCGACGTGAGGCGCGCAGCGCGTCGCGAGCGCCAGAAAATCTGCGGCGCGCGCGGCGCTTGCGCTCAGGGCGAGCAGCAATGCGACGAAGGCGGCAGCGAGCGATCGGCGCATGGCATCCTCCGGCCTCAGCGATAGGACAGCACGAGCCCATGCACGAGCACGGACCAGCCGTCGAGCATGACGAACAGCAACAATTTGAACGGGATCGAGATCGTCGTCGGCGAGATCATCTGCATCCCGAGCGCAAGCAAGACGTTCGCGACGATGAGATCGGTGACGACGAAGACGACGTAGATCACGAAACCGATCTGAAATGCGCGCGTCAGCTCAGAGAGCATGAAGCTCGGCACGAGCACCATCAGGTCGTCGGACTTGAGCGTTTGCGCACGCTCCGCCGGCCAGATGGCGGTGGCCGAGCGCATGAAGAAGTTGCGCTCGCCAGGCGCGGTATGTTGCGAGAGAAATTTCTTTAGCGGCGGTGCGATCGATTGCCCGATCGCCATGACGTCGTCTATGCTCATCGCGCCGTCGATCGTGACGCGGTTTTGCTGCATCGTATCGACGATGCTGCCCGCGACGGGGGCCATGATATAGATCGTCAAAATCAGTGCGATGCCGTTCAGCACGATGTTCGGCGGCACCTGTTGCACCCCGAGCGCCGTGCGCAACAGGCCGAGCACGACGACGAGCTTCGTATAACTGGTGACCATCAACGCGGCGAACGGAATCGTGCCGAGCGCGACGATCAAAAACAGCATCGTGACCGGATTCGGCATGTTACTCATTGCCGCTCTCCGAAAAACGCGACACGCGCACGCCGAGCTTGTTGCCGACGGCAATCAGATGCCCTTGTCCGACGAGCGCGCCGTTCGCGCGAATATGAACGGTGCTTTGATTCAACGGCTGATCGAGTTCGATGACGTAGCCGCTCTTGAGTGCTTTGAGCTGCGCGAGCGGCATCGATCGCTCGTCGAGCTCGAACGTCACGCGTACTTCGAGTGCGTCGATATGCGTCAGCGAGGATTCGCTCGGCGCCGCGGCGTCGGCTGCCGGGCCCGATGGACCCGACGGGCCCGCGCCGGGCGCATCGGACCGTATGGATGGCGTCACGGAATTCTCCTCGATATGGTCGATGACGATGCGCGATCCGAGCGCTTTGGCCGAGACGGTCACGCGCGAGTCGCTCGTCGTCGCGACGCAGCGCAGCGCTTGGCCGAACGATTGCCAGCGCTCGATGCCGATGATGTCACCGCGCGCAATGGAGTGCAGTTCGGCGACGCTGAGCATCGTCGAGCCCAAGACGAAGCGCAGCGCGATCGGCAGCATGTCGAAGTCGGTGTCGTCGAGCTTGGGCGGTGGGGGCTCCGCGGGGCAGGCAAGGCCCAAGTACCGTTCCTCGGTAAAGCGCACCGCGCCGTCGCAGTGCCATTCGCTGCCGGGACGCGTCACGCGAAAGCGCAGCGCGTCGCGCTCGCGCGCGAGCTCGTCCTTGTGCGTTTGCGCGCCGACCGATACGGTGCCGAGTTCGATCCGTTGCCGTGTTTTCGCTTCGAGCACGTCGATGAGCGGCGCGAGCGCATCGGCAATCAGCGCGCAGCGGATGTCGGCCGGCACGCTATCGCTTGCGGCGTCGCCGATCAGCGCATGCTCGCCGATCGCATCGAGCACGAAGCGGCCCTCGGCCGGCCCGAAGCGAAACGTGTAGACATGCCCCGGCGCGCTGATCTCGGCGTCGGCCTGCCAGCGCAATTCGTAGGGGCCGCGCTCGAGCGCGAGCACGAACGGCTTCGGCCACGCATACGCGCGATTGAGCGCGTGCGCAGCCAGTGGGCTTATGCGCGGCAAGGTCGGCGCGTTGCCGAGCGGCTGCGCGGCGCTCGGCGCGACCGGCGGCGGGGAGGCGCGCGGTGCGCTCGCCTTGGGCGGGGTACTCGCCAATGTGGCGCTCATGGAGGTCAAACGACGAACAGCCGTCCCGCGAGATACGCGAGCTGCACGCGATTGAGCACCCCGTACTTCTTGCGAATCTGCCGCATGTGATAGTCCACGTTGCTGCGCGACATGTTCAATTGCTGCGCAATTTCGCGATCGCTGAGGCCACTGGCCGTGAAATTGAGGATGCGCCGCTGCAGGTCGGACAGCATCGGCGTTTGCGCCATCGAGGCCATCTGCCCGGCCAGGAACGCGTGCACGCCGAGCCCGAGCGCGTAAGCCTGGCCGACTACGCGGTCATTGATCCAATCGCTCGTCGGATTGACGGAGCTGAAGATCATCACGCTGTGCTCGAGGCTGCCCGGATCGACGAGGCCGAACGCGATGCCGCTGCGCGTGCTGCATGCCTCGGCGTCTTCGAGAAAGCGTTGCATACGCTCGTTTGATATGGCCGTGATCGTAGGCTGCGCCGCCAGCGTTTCGTGATCCCAGACGAGCGGCCAGTCGTGGCGGCAAGCGAATGCCATGCGCGGATCGATGTCGAAGTAACGCTGGTCGACATAGCGCTGCGCCCAGCCCGGAGGCGAGCACAGATCGAAATAGCGCGCACGATTGACCATCTCGCCGAGCCGCGTCAAACGACAGTAGCAGAACCAATCGAAGCCGATCGTGCGCAGCGCGATGCGCAGGAGTTGCTTGCGTTCGTGGGCGGAATGCGCGGCCGAGAGGTCGGTCGCGATTTCGGAGACGCGATCGCTGCCGGTTGATTCGCCAGTGCGTCCGGCGTTTTTGCTGACTACGAGTTGGCAGTCGGCCACTTCGATGAAGTCGATCGCATGCCTTGCATCTCGTTCACTGCTTCCTTTCGACGGGCGCTTGCGCGCCTCGGGGTTCGTCATGCAGTCCTCCGTCTCGTGAGCGGCACATCGCGTGTTCGATGCCCGTTTCATGGTTTTCGACTATAGCCGCGTGCCTATGGCTCGAGGAACTGCACTGTTCAGTAGTGTTTCGACCTTACGCTCTCGTCGTTGCGCGATTTACTACGAATCTGACGATTGAGGCGCACCCCCCTCGCTTTTACACTTTCCGTCGCGGATACCCCTTTTCCGCGTGGGCGATATTTCAGCGAGGGTTTTCATGTCCGTGGCCGCGCTTAAGAAGCAGATGAAGGACCGATGGCCGGGCAGAAGCGGCGCAGACGACGCGCGCCGGCCGGTACGGCCCTACGATCTCGCGTTGGCCGGCTTCATGGCGATCGTCATTTCGCTGTTCGTGTTGCCGCTTCCCACGATGGTGATGGATGGGCTCATTTCGTTGAACCTCGCCATCAGCATCGTGCTGCTCACGGTGTCGACCTATTTGCCGTCCGCGCTGAGCTTTTCGTCGTTTCCGGCCATGCTGCTGTTTACGACGCTGCTGCGCCTATCGTTGAACATCGCCTCGTGCAAGCTGATTTTGCTGCATGCGAATGCGGGGCACATCATCGATGCGTTCGGGCGGCTCGTCGTCGGCAACAACTTCGTCGTCGGTGGCGTCGTGTTTCTGGTGATCGCGATCGTGCAGTTCATCGTGATCGCGAAAGGCTCCGAGCGTGTCGCCGAGGTGGGGGCACGGTTCTCGCTCGACGCGATGCCAGGAAAGCAGATGAGCATCGATGCCGATCTGCGCGCAGGCATCATCAGCTCCGAAGAGGCGAAGCATCGCCGCGAGCGACTCGAGCAGGAATCGCAACTGCACGGCGCGATGGACGGTGCGATGAAGTTCGTGAAAGGCGATGCGATCGCCGGCACGGTCATCGCTTTCGTCAATATTCTGGCGGGCATTGCGGTCGGCACGATCATGAAGAACATGAGCGTGTCCGATGCGTTGCATCGCTATGCGATCTTGACCGTCGGCGACGGCATGTCGGCGCAGATTCCGTCGCTGCTCGTCTCGATCGCGGCGGGCGTCGTGACCACTCGCGTCGCGACGCGCGATGCAAGCGATACCCAGCTCGGCGAGCAGATCGGCAAGCAGATCACCGCGCATCCGCGAGCGTTGATGATCGCCTCTGCCGTGCTGCTCGCGTTTGCGTTCGTGCCGGGCTTTCCCGCGTGGTCGTTCATGCTGCTCGCGTTCGTGACCGGGGGCGGCGGCGCATTGCTGCTGCGCCGGCGCAAGACGATGCCGCCGCTCAAGCTCATCACGCTGGCCGAGCCGCTGTCGGGCGAACGCGAGGCGGAAGTCGGCCCGCATACGTCGGGCGTCACCTCGCCGGTGGCCGTGGCGGTGGCGCGGCCGCTGTCGCCGCATCTGAATCTCATCCGATTGCAGGAGGCATTGGCGCTCGCCAAGTCGAACGTCGAGGCCGACATCGGCCCGATCTTTCCGCGCGTGCACGTGGCGTTCGATGCGGCGTTGCCTGAGGGCGGCTATCAAGTATTCGTGCAGGACGTGCTGGCATCGGAAGGCCAATTGCGGCCCGATCGGCTGCTATGGGACGGCGTGACGCCGTTGGCGGACGGTGTCGAGCGTACGCCCGGCGAGCCGTTCGGCCCGTTCGCTCAACCCGTGTGGCTGCCGCTCGACGCGAGAGCGCAGGAGCAAGAGGACAAGGAAGCGCCGCCACTGCCATCGCGCGTGCCGCATCTGCTGGCCAACGAGACGAAGGTGCCGCAACCCGTGGCGGGCTTGCGCACCGAGGACGTGCTCGCGCGGCACGTCGAGAGCGAAGTGCGCAAACACGCCGCCGCGCTGATCGGCATTCAGGAAGCGCAGCATTTGATCCGGCTCGTGCGGCGCGATTACGCCGAACTCGTGGCGGAGCTCATGCGTCTCGTGCCGTTGCAGCGCATCACCGAAGTGCTGCGGCGTTTGCTGATGGAAGACATCCCTATCCGCAATTTGCGGATCATCTTCGAAAGCATGATCACGTGGGCGCCGAGAGAGCCCGACGACACGATCGCGCTCGTCGAGCTCGTTCGCGTCGATCTGCGCCGCATGATCACCGATCGCCACGTGGGCAACGCGCGCAAGCTCGACGTCATTCTCTTCGAGCCTGTTTTGCAAGAACGGTTCGAGCAAGCCGTGATGCGCACGAAGCAGGGCAACGTGCTCGGCCTTGCACGTGAGGTCAAGGACGACGTCTGTCAGCAAGTGCGCAAGATTTTCGACGGCCACCAAAGCACGGCGGCCGGGGGCATGCCACGCAAGCGTGCGACGTCCGTGCGCACCGCGGTGGTCGTGTCGCTGAACGTGCGCCGCTACGTGCGCACGACGCTTGCGGCCGTGCTCCCGGACCTGCCGGTGCTGTCGTATCAGGAGCTCGAGGAAGACGTCGAGCTGCGCACCATCGGCTGGGTGTCGAGCCCGGCGATCGCGTCGTGACGAGTAAGCCGTACCTCCATGAAGCAAAGGATCACTCGATGACTACGGAAACGATTCTTGACATTACACGGCAGGCGCTCTTGCTCGTGTTGATGCTGTCTCTGCCGATCGTGCTCGTTGCGGCCGGCACGGCGCTCGTCGTTGCGCTGGCGCAGGCCGTGACGCAATTGCAGGACCAAACGATCGGCCTTGCCGCGCGCATGATCGCGGTGATGGTGGCGATCATCGTGACGGGCGGCTGGATTGGGCGCTCGGTTTTGTTGTTCGGTCAGCAGTCCTTCGCGAGGTTGTTTTGAGCACACAGATGCTTTCTCCTCGGGCGCGTCGCGCCTATGCCGCTCGTTCACGCAGCGTCTCGTTGCTTGCGCTCGGCGCGCTCGCGTTGTCGTTTGCTGGTGCGCTCGGCGTGCCGCGCACGGCGCATGCGGCGGAGCTGCAGTGGCGCGATCGCCCCTATACGATCGTCGCCGACGGCAAGAAGGTAACCGACTTCATTCGCGAACTCGCTGCCGCTCAGGGTGTGACGGCCGTGATCGATTCGAAGGTCGACGGCACGATCAGCGGCCACTTCTCGGGCTCTCCGCTCACCACGCTGCGCAGTGTTTGTTCGACGTATGGCCTGACGTACTACTACGACGGATCGCTGCTCTACATCGATCGCGCGGAAGACGGGCAGACGCAGGTCTTTCCGATTCCAAAGGGCAGCGCGGGAGAACTCTCGCGCACGCTCGAGGCGATGCAGATTCCCGACAAGCGCTATCCGCTCATCATCAGCGATCTTGAAAATACGATTTACGTGTCGGGCCCGCAGCGCTACGTCGATCTGGTGCGACAGGCGATTTCGACGATCACCGATCCGAGCCGCGGGCTAGATCGCGCGGAGATTCGCGCTTTCCCGCTGCGCTACGCGTACGCGAACGACTTCCAGGTCAATCGCTCCGGTAAGGAAGTCACGATTCCCGGCGTGGCAACGACGCTCGGGCGGCTGTTCGGCAAGAACGACGACAACAAGGGCACGCCGGGCTACGGCGCCCCGCTCGGCGGCGCGACGCGGCAAGTGAAGCTGTCGTCGGGCGATACCGTCGACGTGCCGAAGCTGAGCCTCGGCGCGACGGATGCGGCGGCCACGCCGAGCGCATCGACCAACACGCAGGTGCATACCGGGCAGGCGATTTCGTTGCCACAGATCGTGGCCGACGCGGGGACGAACTCGGTCATCGTGCGCGACGTGCCCGAGCATATGCAGCAGTACGCACAGCTCATTGCGGCGCTCGATGCTCGGCCGCGCTTGATCGAGGTGGGCTTGACGATCATCGACATCGACGAGAGCGCGCTCGATTCGTTCGGCGTCGACTGGCGGCTGCATACGCCGAACGGCGATTTCCAATTCGGCAACGGCAGCAATCCGCCGCTGTCGTTCAGCGGCAATACGGAGGCGGGACAAACCGGTACGACGACACCGACCGGTATGGCGCTGACGGCATCGATCGGCGGCGCCATGCGCAACTATCTGCTTTCGCGCATCAATGCGCTGCAGCAGACGGGGAAAGCGAGGACGTTGTCTAAGCCGATGATTCTGACGCTCGACAACAACGAGGCGATTCTCGAGAACCTCACCGAATTCTACGTGCAGGTGTCCGGTTATCAGGACTCCTCACTATATGGAATCACGACGGGCACGAGCGTGAAGGTTACGCCGCGCATCATCGACGACGCCGGCAAGCCCGGCGTGATGATGTCGATCGATATCGATGACGGGCAACTCAGCAGCACGCTGACGGTGTCGTCGGTGCCGGCCGTGCTCGAGCGCAACATCGTGACGAAGGCGATGATCGACGAAGGCAAGAGTTTGCTGATCGCGGGCTTCAACGACGATTCGCTCACCAACAACAAGTCGGGCGTTCCACTGCTCTCGGACATCCCGTGGATCGGCAACCTGTTCAAGTACACGACGAAGAACGGGGAGCGCACGGATCGGTTCTATCTATTGACGCCGCGCGTCGTGCAGACGGCAAGCGCCTTCGATCCGAGGGGCACGCCGATGGGCGTCGAGCCGATATTGCCGGGGCAGCCGTTCAACGCGGGTGAGCCTATGCCGGGCAAGGCGTCCGCGCCGCTGGTCGTGCCGCCGAGCGCGGTGCCGACCACGCCGCCATCGAGCGCCGCGCCCTCGAGTTCGAAGCCTTCGAGTTCGCAGTCCGGCCCGGCGGCTTCCAACGAGCTGGCGCCGCCGGGCCCGTCGGGAAAGCGCGCCGCGAAGGCTGGAGCAGGCGAGCGCTCGCCTCGGGCATCGACGGCATCCACCTCGCCGAGCATACCGGCGAACGCGCCCGTTCAGGCGAGCGAGCCGGCTGCGGCGACGCCGAAGACCCCCATCGGCGCGGCCACGCAAATCGTCTCGTCGGCCCCGTCGGCAGACGTCTCGGAGCATTGAATGACCGACGACGCGGCGTCCCCGTCCAAGCCAACCACGGCGTCTTCGACGAAGGCGCCGTGGAGCCTGTCGTTCTTGAGCGGGCCGCTGTTCGGCCGCACGCTGGCGCTCAAGGTCGGCGAGAACTGGGTGGGGTCGGGCGCGCAATGCGACGTGATCGTGCCCGACCGCGAGATCGCGCCGCGGCAGTTGCGTTTGTCGGTGGGGCAGATCGCGGTATCGGTGCAGAACGTCGGCGACGGCGAGGTGACGTTAAATGGTGTGGCGCTCGATGCGACGCGGCGCGCGCTGCGGCACGGCGACGTCGTCGAGATCGGTGCGCTCAAGCTCGGGATCGTACCGGCAGCCGAGCCGCGCGCGCCTGCCCCCGACGAGCAAGCGGCGCCGAAGGGCAATCGGCTTGCGCGGTGGGCTTTAGCGCCGTGGGCGGCATGGATGGCGAGCCGCCGCTTCGTGATCGGCCTCGGCGTGCTTTGGGGGGTACTCGTGTTGGCCGGCGGCGCGTATCTGGCAATCGGCGCGACCGACCCGTTCTGGTTTCAGGCGAGCGCGACCGAGCGCATGCAAGAGGTGCGGCAGGCCCTGCACGATTATCCGGAAGTGAACGTGAAGCCGACGAGCACGGGCTTTCTCGTGTCGGGCTACGTCAACTCGCTGTCGGATCGTGACCGGCTTCAGAGCATCGTGCAGACGTTTCCGCAGACGACGGTGGGCGACGTCTACGTGATCGACGAGTTGTTGGGGTCGGCACGGCTCTATTTCAGCGATACGCCGTTGACGGTGACATACGGGGGGCACGGCACGCTGCTCGTCAGCGGGACAGCCAACCGCTTGCTGCAGCAGCGCGTCGCCAACTTCGCGAAGGATGCGCGGCCGGCGTTGCAGGTGGTCGATCACGTGGTCTACGCGGCCGTGCCGATGACGACGAAACAAAAGGCGCCGCCGATGGCCGGCGACGTGCCCGACATCGTGGGCGTGTACGACGACGGCCTCGGTACGCGTTTCATCGAAACGTCGGACGGGGCGCGCTATTTCGAGGGATCGCGCTTGCCCGGCGGGCTCGAGGTGAGGCAGATCAGCAACGATCGCGTGATTTTCGCGCGTGGACCGGATCGATTTTTCATGGACGTGGGTTCGGCGGCGGTGCACGACTTCATCGCTTCGCCGCCGGGCTAGTTTTCGCGACGCGGCGCGCTCGTCAGGCGCCGCGCGTGTAGACGGGTTCACGCGAGGCAAGCACGTCTCGCATGGGCGAGAGAAGCGCGGCAACGCGCGTTTTGTTGAACTCCCCGATATCCCCGGGGGCAACGACATTAACAGCTAAGGAGAGCAGCAATGACCAGCGTGTCATCCACTACCTCATCGAACGTCGGCATGAATTCGGGAGACATCCAGTCGCAAATGAACGATATGCAGACGCAGGAAGAGGACTTCCAACTGTGGTCGATGCAGTTGAGCAATACGCAGGACTTGTGCAAGACCGCGATGTCGGCTCGGCAAGGCGAGAGCAGCACGGTCGACACGGCGTGCCAAAGCATGCAGCGCGGCGCGCATGTTTCTTGATGTAGCTGTCGGGCACCTGTCACGCGGTTAGGTGCGGGGCGCCGCGTAAGCGGCGCCCGGTACATGATTTATTCGGCGTAGTTGGCCGATCCTCAGTGAGGTTCACATGACTGTTCCAGCCGTTTCGACCGTTCAGTTGTCGGACGTGAAAGGACCGAATGGTGTGAGCGCGGCCGCGAGCGCGAACGAAGCGATGCCCGCGGCGCCCGTTCACGAAGCGGACCCTGCACAGGCGGGCGCCTTCGACGCGCATATGAGTGCGCAGTCGACCGAGTCCGCGCCTGCCGGTACCGTCCGCATGCATAGCGCGCAGGAAACGCATAGTCTCGATGCCGTGGTGACGCACGTGCGCAAGGAAACGGCGGCACTCGACGCGCGCTACGACGCGGCGATGCAGCAGATGGAGCACCCGGAGGCGTTGATCGACGCGAGCGATCCGATGATGACGATGGTGCGATTGACTGATTTCACGCTGAGCACGTCGGTGACGATGCAGCAGTATCAGTTCAGCATGGCGATGGCCGACGCGTCCAACGGCGTCACGCAATCGCTGTTGAAGAACAACGCC
The sequence above is a segment of the Trinickia acidisoli genome. Coding sequences within it:
- a CDS encoding helix-turn-helix transcriptional regulator, whose translation is MDARTIRWDSERSLAKEDTPRIAARSRGDPNARSNARRLCAREVASASAAARSAPSRSADRQGGAGVDMDVAAQLMAIDEPDERTRMLRALLHVMGFHSLAYVRVDGRGRVDTPAWSLDERAPHHFGNRYFESGYRAHDPRLAAVRESNVPLVWDIDWLLRAWRRRGAPEAMRGLFPALEREGIESGVMFGIPTVQGGVRAVVSLAASRASADWIVENVVAQALTFGLSLHRFASDPARSDRGDGCPCDAAARQQEPLSEMQVRILTCVIGGLSDKQIAARLQTTPHNVDYHLRLLRRRYGAANRTHLAFLVCSLVLD
- a CDS encoding lytic transglycosylase domain-containing protein — protein: MRRSLAAAFVALLLALSASAARAADFLALATRCAPHVDAHTLAALVSVESGYNPYAIGVVGAHLVRQPVSLEEALATVDNLTRLGYNFSLGLGQVNRYNLTRFGETTTSIFDPCANLRVAGSILTECFARAVRIEADEQYALRKALSCYYSGNFSTGFTAGYVERVVSHALDDGHHEVAPIPLAPGGAAPSAAAPSSSQPPRAHAVAARVRSTHPSRCAPGIVVLSDCASDGLPHGGTVKILR
- the sctR gene encoding type III secretion system export apparatus subunit SctR, translated to MSNMPNPVTMLFLIVALGTIPFAALMVTSYTKLVVVLGLLRTALGVQQVPPNIVLNGIALILTIYIMAPVAGSIVDTMQQNRVTIDGAMSIDDVMAIGQSIAPPLKKFLSQHTAPGERNFFMRSATAIWPAERAQTLKSDDLMVLVPSFMLSELTRAFQIGFVIYVVFVVTDLIVANVLLALGMQMISPTTISIPFKLLLFVMLDGWSVLVHGLVLSYR
- the sctQ gene encoding type III secretion system cytoplasmic ring protein SctQ, with the protein product MSATLASTPPKASAPRASPPPVAPSAAQPLGNAPTLPRISPLAAHALNRAYAWPKPFVLALERGPYELRWQADAEISAPGHVYTFRFGPAEGRFVLDAIGEHALIGDAASDSVPADIRCALIADALAPLIDVLEAKTRQRIELGTVSVGAQTHKDELARERDALRFRVTRPGSEWHCDGAVRFTEERYLGLACPAEPPPPKLDDTDFDMLPIALRFVLGSTMLSVAELHSIARGDIIGIERWQSFGQALRCVATTSDSRVTVSAKALGSRIVIDHIEENSVTPSIRSDAPGAGPSGPSGPAADAAAPSESSLTHIDALEVRVTFELDERSMPLAQLKALKSGYVIELDQPLNQSTVHIRANGALVGQGHLIAVGNKLGVRVSRFSESGNE
- a CDS encoding helix-turn-helix transcriptional regulator — its product is MTNPEARKRPSKGSSERDARHAIDFIEVADCQLVVSKNAGRTGESTGSDRVSEIATDLSAAHSAHERKQLLRIALRTIGFDWFCYCRLTRLGEMVNRARYFDLCSPPGWAQRYVDQRYFDIDPRMAFACRHDWPLVWDHETLAAQPTITAISNERMQRFLEDAEACSTRSGIAFGLVDPGSLEHSVMIFSSVNPTSDWINDRVVGQAYALGLGVHAFLAGQMASMAQTPMLSDLQRRILNFTASGLSDREIAQQLNMSRSNVDYHMRQIRKKYGVLNRVQLAYLAGRLFVV
- a CDS encoding FHIPEP family type III secretion protein — translated: MAIVISLFVLPLPTMVMDGLISLNLAISIVLLTVSTYLPSALSFSSFPAMLLFTTLLRLSLNIASCKLILLHANAGHIIDAFGRLVVGNNFVVGGVVFLVIAIVQFIVIAKGSERVAEVGARFSLDAMPGKQMSIDADLRAGIISSEEAKHRRERLEQESQLHGAMDGAMKFVKGDAIAGTVIAFVNILAGIAVGTIMKNMSVSDALHRYAILTVGDGMSAQIPSLLVSIAAGVVTTRVATRDASDTQLGEQIGKQITAHPRALMIASAVLLAFAFVPGFPAWSFMLLAFVTGGGGALLLRRRKTMPPLKLITLAEPLSGEREAEVGPHTSGVTSPVAVAVARPLSPHLNLIRLQEALALAKSNVEADIGPIFPRVHVAFDAALPEGGYQVFVQDVLASEGQLRPDRLLWDGVTPLADGVERTPGEPFGPFAQPVWLPLDARAQEQEDKEAPPLPSRVPHLLANETKVPQPVAGLRTEDVLARHVESEVRKHAAALIGIQEAQHLIRLVRRDYAELVAELMRLVPLQRITEVLRRLLMEDIPIRNLRIIFESMITWAPREPDDTIALVELVRVDLRRMITDRHVGNARKLDVILFEPVLQERFEQAVMRTKQGNVLGLAREVKDDVCQQVRKIFDGHQSTAAGGMPRKRATSVRTAVVVSLNVRRYVRTTLAAVLPDLPVLSYQELEEDVELRTIGWVSSPAIAS
- a CDS encoding EscS/YscS/HrcS family type III secretion system export apparatus protein, translated to MTTETILDITRQALLLVLMLSLPIVLVAAGTALVVALAQAVTQLQDQTIGLAARMIAVMVAIIVTGGWIGRSVLLFGQQSFARLF
- the sctC gene encoding type III secretion system outer membrane ring subunit SctC; this translates as MLSPRARRAYAARSRSVSLLALGALALSFAGALGVPRTAHAAELQWRDRPYTIVADGKKVTDFIRELAAAQGVTAVIDSKVDGTISGHFSGSPLTTLRSVCSTYGLTYYYDGSLLYIDRAEDGQTQVFPIPKGSAGELSRTLEAMQIPDKRYPLIISDLENTIYVSGPQRYVDLVRQAISTITDPSRGLDRAEIRAFPLRYAYANDFQVNRSGKEVTIPGVATTLGRLFGKNDDNKGTPGYGAPLGGATRQVKLSSGDTVDVPKLSLGATDAAATPSASTNTQVHTGQAISLPQIVADAGTNSVIVRDVPEHMQQYAQLIAALDARPRLIEVGLTIIDIDESALDSFGVDWRLHTPNGDFQFGNGSNPPLSFSGNTEAGQTGTTTPTGMALTASIGGAMRNYLLSRINALQQTGKARTLSKPMILTLDNNEAILENLTEFYVQVSGYQDSSLYGITTGTSVKVTPRIIDDAGKPGVMMSIDIDDGQLSSTLTVSSVPAVLERNIVTKAMIDEGKSLLIAGFNDDSLTNNKSGVPLLSDIPWIGNLFKYTTKNGERTDRFYLLTPRVVQTASAFDPRGTPMGVEPILPGQPFNAGEPMPGKASAPLVVPPSAVPTTPPSSAAPSSSKPSSSQSGPAASNELAPPGPSGKRAAKAGAGERSPRASTASTSPSIPANAPVQASEPAAATPKTPIGAATQIVSSAPSADVSEH
- a CDS encoding FHA domain-containing protein, translated to MTDDAASPSKPTTASSTKAPWSLSFLSGPLFGRTLALKVGENWVGSGAQCDVIVPDREIAPRQLRLSVGQIAVSVQNVGDGEVTLNGVALDATRRALRHGDVVEIGALKLGIVPAAEPRAPAPDEQAAPKGNRLARWALAPWAAWMASRRFVIGLGVLWGVLVLAGGAYLAIGATDPFWFQASATERMQEVRQALHDYPEVNVKPTSTGFLVSGYVNSLSDRDRLQSIVQTFPQTTVGDVYVIDELLGSARLYFSDTPLTVTYGGHGTLLVSGTANRLLQQRVANFAKDARPALQVVDHVVYAAVPMTTKQKAPPMAGDVPDIVGVYDDGLGTRFIETSDGARYFEGSRLPGGLEVRQISNDRVIFARGPDRFFMDVGSAAVHDFIASPPG